A single region of the Streptomyces sp. NBC_01262 genome encodes:
- the eno gene encoding phosphopyruvate hydratase → MSLHIAHLHAVEILDSRARPTLAVTLTTADGTRIRAGVPSGASTGTREAVELRDGDKTRYNGQGVLTAVGHVNGEIAQALTGRTFASAAEIDRALIELDGTDTKSRLGANAIIGVSLAASRTEAALAGRELWQHLAQVAGTTPRLPVPHFNVVNGGAHAANSLDFQEFMLAPLGAPSLPEAVRAGAEVYARLKARLAAEGHATGLGDEGGFAPAIDRPEDVLQLLVEAITDAGYTPGRDGIAIALDPAASEFRNAADGLYRVAGDALTSDQLIDRYEVITDRFPVWSIEDGLAEDDWDGWVRLTERLGDRVQVMGDDIFVTNPAIISEAIAQQIGNSALIKVNQIGTVTETLDAMRICRVAGYTQMVSHRSGETEDSFIADLVVGTGSGQLKSGAPARGERVAKYNRLIEIAGADASLPFGLSAG, encoded by the coding sequence ATGTCACTGCACATCGCTCACCTGCACGCCGTGGAGATCCTCGACTCCCGAGCCCGCCCCACCCTCGCCGTCACCCTCACCACCGCCGACGGCACCCGTATCCGCGCCGGGGTCCCCTCCGGCGCCTCCACCGGCACCCGCGAGGCCGTCGAACTCCGCGACGGCGACAAGACCCGCTACAACGGTCAGGGCGTGCTGACGGCCGTCGGCCACGTCAACGGCGAGATCGCCCAGGCCCTTACCGGCCGCACCTTCGCCTCCGCCGCCGAGATCGACCGCGCGCTGATCGAGCTGGACGGCACCGACACCAAGTCCCGGCTCGGCGCCAACGCGATCATCGGGGTTTCCCTCGCCGCCTCCCGCACCGAAGCCGCCCTCGCCGGACGGGAGCTGTGGCAGCACCTTGCCCAGGTCGCGGGCACGACCCCGCGATTGCCTGTGCCGCACTTCAACGTCGTCAACGGCGGCGCCCACGCCGCGAACAGCCTGGACTTCCAGGAGTTCATGCTTGCTCCGCTCGGTGCACCGAGCCTGCCGGAGGCGGTGCGCGCCGGGGCCGAGGTCTATGCCCGGTTGAAGGCCCGCCTGGCCGCCGAGGGCCACGCCACCGGCCTGGGGGACGAGGGCGGTTTCGCGCCGGCCATCGACCGCCCCGAGGATGTCCTGCAGCTCCTGGTCGAGGCCATCACCGACGCCGGATACACGCCTGGCCGGGACGGCATCGCGATCGCTCTCGACCCCGCCGCCAGTGAGTTCCGCAACGCTGCCGACGGGCTCTACCGGGTCGCGGGCGACGCGCTGACCAGTGACCAGCTCATCGACCGCTACGAGGTGATCACCGACCGCTTCCCGGTCTGGTCGATCGAGGACGGCCTGGCCGAGGACGACTGGGACGGCTGGGTCCGTCTGACCGAACGCCTCGGTGACCGTGTCCAGGTGATGGGCGACGACATCTTCGTCACCAACCCGGCCATCATCAGCGAGGCGATCGCCCAGCAGATCGGCAATTCCGCCCTGATCAAGGTCAACCAGATCGGTACGGTCACCGAGACCCTGGACGCGATGCGGATCTGCCGGGTGGCCGGCTACACGCAGATGGTCTCCCACCGCTCCGGCGAGACCGAGGACTCCTTCATCGCGGACCTCGTCGTCGGCACCGGCAGCGGCCAGCTCAAGTCTGGTGCCCCGGCCCGCGGCGAACGCGTCGCCAAGTACAACCGGCTCATCGAGATCGCGGGTGCGGACGCCTCACTGCCCTTCGGCCTCAGCGCGGGCTGA
- a CDS encoding sensor histidine kinase, which translates to MKRGRLKVFLGAAPGVGKTYRMLDEARRRAERGTDVVVGFVECHRRPNTVAMLGGLEILPQAEREYRGTVFPEMDLDAVLARRPKVALVDEMAHTNIPGGRNAKRWQDIQALLDAGIDVLSTVNIQHLESVNDVVEKITGVPQRETVPDEIVRAADQIELVDMPAQALRRRMAHGNVYTPEKVDAALANYFRVGNLTALRELALLWVAGRVDEFLQEYRSEHEIRGVWETRERVVVALTGGPEGETIIRRAARIADRAGHGDLLAVHIARSDGLADASPAALAKQRELIESLGGSYHTVVGDHIPTALLDFARAENATQLVMGTSRRGRLASFLGGRGIGETTNELSGDIDVHMVTHERARRGRLLPSRGSRNLPLARRVLGPVAGLLLPTLLTLALKNTPGELNLTSEALLYLLTVVGVACIGGVASAVLASVTASMVLNFFFIPPTGRFTIGEANNVLALVVFTVVAVIVATIVDRSLRQSRRAANASAEAETLSSMAGGILRGEQAVPELLERTRRIFGMDSALLVRRDDQGAEDPPANNPSAGGAAAALVPVGPDDVLVLRGRRLAASESRVLTALAAHVSAALERARLAEAAAEVEPVKAADRMRTALLAAVSHDLRTPLASGWAAVSSLRSTDVEFSDEDRDELLATAEESLVKLNRLVDNLLDMSRLQAGALTLHLEPTSPAEIVPIALDTLPDSPVPVLAQGLEDTAYVVADPPLLERVIANLVANAVRHTPTEKPVLVTASALAGRVELRVVDQGPGLRPEDRDRVFEPFQRMGDTDNTTGLGLGLALSRGLTEAMGGTLTPEDTPGGGLTMVLSLPAAPAPAPSEEAPA; encoded by the coding sequence GTGAAGCGCGGCAGGCTCAAGGTCTTCCTCGGGGCGGCCCCCGGGGTGGGCAAGACGTACCGGATGCTGGACGAGGCCCGGCGGCGGGCCGAGCGGGGCACGGACGTCGTGGTGGGATTCGTCGAGTGCCACCGGCGCCCGAACACCGTGGCGATGCTCGGCGGGCTGGAGATCCTGCCGCAGGCCGAACGGGAGTACCGGGGCACGGTCTTCCCCGAGATGGACCTCGACGCGGTCCTCGCCCGCAGGCCCAAGGTGGCCCTCGTGGACGAGATGGCACACACCAACATCCCGGGCGGACGCAACGCCAAGCGCTGGCAGGACATCCAGGCACTGCTCGACGCCGGAATCGACGTCCTGAGCACGGTCAACATCCAGCACCTGGAGTCGGTCAACGACGTCGTCGAGAAGATCACCGGCGTCCCGCAGCGCGAGACCGTACCGGACGAGATCGTCCGCGCCGCCGACCAGATCGAACTGGTCGACATGCCCGCCCAGGCGCTGCGGCGCCGCATGGCGCACGGCAACGTCTACACCCCGGAGAAGGTCGACGCCGCGCTCGCCAACTACTTCCGGGTGGGGAACCTGACGGCGCTGCGCGAGCTGGCCCTGCTGTGGGTCGCCGGGCGGGTGGACGAGTTCCTGCAGGAATACCGGTCCGAACACGAGATACGGGGCGTGTGGGAGACCCGGGAGCGGGTCGTGGTGGCGCTCACCGGCGGCCCGGAGGGCGAGACCATCATCCGGCGCGCCGCGCGGATCGCCGACCGGGCCGGGCACGGTGACCTGCTGGCCGTCCACATCGCCCGCAGCGACGGACTCGCCGACGCCTCGCCCGCCGCCCTGGCCAAGCAGCGGGAGCTGATCGAGAGCCTGGGCGGCAGCTACCACACGGTCGTGGGCGACCACATCCCCACCGCCCTGCTGGACTTCGCCCGCGCCGAGAACGCCACCCAGCTCGTCATGGGCACCTCCCGGCGCGGCCGGCTGGCCAGCTTCCTCGGCGGACGCGGCATCGGCGAGACCACCAACGAGCTGTCCGGCGACATCGACGTGCACATGGTCACCCACGAGCGGGCCCGCCGGGGCCGTCTGCTGCCCTCCCGTGGCAGCAGGAACCTCCCGCTGGCCCGCAGGGTGCTCGGTCCAGTGGCCGGACTGCTCCTTCCGACCCTGCTCACACTCGCCCTCAAGAACACGCCAGGCGAGCTCAACCTCACCAGCGAGGCGCTGCTCTACCTGCTCACCGTGGTCGGCGTCGCCTGCATCGGCGGTGTCGCCTCCGCCGTTCTCGCCTCGGTCACTGCCTCCATGGTGCTCAACTTCTTCTTCATCCCGCCCACGGGAAGGTTCACCATCGGCGAGGCCAACAATGTTCTGGCGCTGGTCGTCTTCACCGTGGTCGCCGTCATCGTCGCCACCATCGTCGACCGCTCGCTGCGCCAGTCCCGCCGGGCCGCGAACGCCAGCGCCGAGGCCGAGACGCTTTCCTCCATGGCCGGCGGCATCCTGCGCGGCGAACAGGCGGTGCCCGAGCTTCTGGAGCGTACGAGGCGGATATTCGGCATGGACTCCGCCCTCCTCGTCCGCCGCGACGACCAGGGCGCCGAGGACCCGCCGGCCAACAACCCGTCGGCTGGCGGCGCGGCGGCCGCGCTGGTCCCGGTCGGCCCGGACGACGTCCTGGTGCTGCGGGGTCGCCGCCTGGCCGCCTCGGAGAGCCGGGTCCTCACCGCGCTGGCGGCCCATGTCTCCGCCGCCCTGGAGCGCGCCCGCCTCGCCGAGGCCGCCGCCGAGGTCGAACCGGTCAAGGCCGCCGACCGGATGCGCACCGCACTCCTCGCCGCCGTCAGCCACGACCTGCGCACCCCGCTGGCCAGTGGCTGGGCCGCAGTCAGCAGCCTGCGCAGCACCGACGTCGAGTTCTCCGACGAGGACCGCGACGAACTCCTCGCCACCGCCGAGGAGTCCCTGGTCAAGCTCAACCGGCTCGTCGACAACCTGCTCGACATGAGCCGCCTCCAGGCCGGCGCCCTCACCTTGCACCTGGAACCCACCTCCCCCGCCGAGATCGTGCCGATCGCCCTGGACACCCTGCCCGACAGCCCGGTACCCGTCCTGGCGCAGGGACTGGAGGACACCGCTTACGTCGTCGCCGACCCTCCGCTGCTGGAACGGGTCATCGCCAACCTGGTCGCCAACGCGGTGCGGCACACCCCCACCGAGAAGCCGGTTCTGGTGACCGCCAGCGCCCTCGCCGGCCGCGTCGAACTCCGTGTCGTCGACCAGGGGCCCGGCCTGCGCCCCGAGGACCGCGACCGGGTCTTCGAGCCGTTCCAGCGGATGGGCGACACCGACAACACCACGGGCCTCGGCCTCGGTCTGGCCCTCTCCCGCGGCCTCACCGAAGCCATGGGCGGCACCCTCACCCCCGAGGACACCCCCGGCGGCGGCCTGACCATGGTCCTCTCCCTCCCCGCCGCCCCCGCACCCGCTCCCAGCGAGGAGGCTCCGGCATGA
- a CDS encoding transposase: MINTLDARIAAQLAVLSSDEDLDNLDTLPGIGRLAAEVIIAETGGDMTQFATAGHLASWIGVCPGMNESAGVSKSGHTRPGNSNLKRLLGIAAMSVSRSKNGYLSAYYRRIATRRGSQRALVAVMHKLAIAIWHILHDKTAYQDLGADYFTRRDPERAMRRMTKEANRLGLTIRFEPITTA, encoded by the coding sequence GTGATCAATACGCTCGACGCGAGGATCGCCGCGCAACTTGCCGTGCTGAGCAGCGACGAGGACCTGGACAACCTCGACACACTCCCCGGCATCGGCCGGCTGGCCGCCGAGGTCATCATCGCCGAGACCGGCGGTGACATGACGCAGTTCGCCACGGCCGGACACCTCGCCTCCTGGATCGGCGTCTGCCCAGGGATGAACGAATCCGCCGGAGTCTCCAAATCCGGACACACCCGTCCCGGCAACAGCAACCTCAAACGGCTGCTGGGCATCGCCGCGATGTCCGTCAGCCGGTCCAAGAACGGCTACCTCAGCGCCTACTACCGGCGCATCGCCACCCGCCGCGGCAGCCAACGCGCCCTGGTCGCGGTCATGCACAAACTCGCCATCGCGATCTGGCACATCCTCCACGACAAGACCGCCTACCAGGACCTGGGCGCGGACTACTTCACCCGCCGCGACCCCGAGCGGGCCATGCGCCGCATGACCAAGGAAGCCAACCGTCTCGGACTCACCATCCGCTTCGAACCCATCACGACAGCCTGA
- a CDS encoding response regulator yields the protein MTRILIVDDEPQMIRALRINLKARTYDVATAPNATTALQAASRNPPDAVLLDLGLPDLPGIDVIHGLRAWTSVPVIVISGQSDPAEKVAALDAGADDYLTKPFAMVELLARLRAVLRRPAAIDEPGIVDVGPWRVDLAACTAVSSSGQSEPLHLTPTEWRLLIPLLRNPRRLITGRQLLREVWGPGAEQKSNYLRIYFCGLRHKLEPDPAHPHHLITEPGLGYRFDP from the coding sequence ATGACACGCATCCTGATCGTCGACGACGAACCCCAGATGATCCGGGCCCTGCGGATCAACCTCAAGGCCCGCACCTACGACGTGGCCACCGCCCCCAACGCCACCACCGCCCTCCAGGCGGCCTCCCGCAATCCGCCCGACGCGGTCCTGCTCGACCTCGGGCTGCCGGACCTGCCCGGCATCGACGTCATCCACGGACTCCGGGCGTGGACGTCCGTCCCGGTCATCGTGATCTCCGGGCAATCCGACCCCGCCGAGAAGGTCGCCGCCCTCGACGCGGGGGCGGACGACTACCTCACCAAGCCGTTCGCCATGGTGGAGCTCCTCGCCCGGCTCCGTGCCGTGCTGCGCAGGCCCGCCGCCATCGACGAACCGGGCATCGTGGATGTGGGGCCCTGGCGCGTCGACCTGGCCGCGTGCACCGCTGTGTCCAGCTCCGGGCAGAGCGAACCGCTCCATCTCACGCCCACCGAGTGGCGCCTGCTGATCCCGCTTCTGCGCAACCCCCGCCGCCTGATCACCGGCCGTCAGCTGCTGCGCGAGGTCTGGGGGCCCGGCGCCGAGCAGAAGAGCAACTACCTGCGCATTTACTTCTGCGGACTGCGCCACAAGCTCGAACCCGACCCGGCCCACCCGCACCACCTGATCACCGAGCCCGGCCTCGGGTACCGCTTCGACCCCTGA
- a CDS encoding nitroreductase/quinone reductase family protein encodes MTVGHRGKTPWLPPRWFIRLAWSVHRGVYRFFGGKVVLWRPRPDGWGTLRLTTTGRRTGRQRSVIVGYFEDGPNLVSLAMNGWGEGEPAWWLNLQAHPDATIHLVDGRRLVRGHAATGDERLRLWARWREIDTNLDAYAALRPSETAVVVLEPSPDAPDTFRHT; translated from the coding sequence ATGACAGTAGGGCACCGGGGGAAGACACCGTGGCTTCCGCCGCGCTGGTTCATCCGTCTGGCCTGGTCGGTGCACCGAGGCGTGTACCGGTTCTTCGGCGGCAAGGTCGTGCTGTGGCGACCGCGCCCTGACGGCTGGGGCACCCTGCGGCTGACCACCACCGGGCGCCGCACCGGCCGGCAGCGCAGCGTCATCGTCGGGTATTTCGAGGACGGGCCGAACCTGGTCTCGCTGGCGATGAACGGGTGGGGGGAAGGTGAGCCCGCGTGGTGGCTCAACCTGCAGGCGCACCCGGACGCGACCATCCATCTGGTCGATGGGCGGCGGCTGGTGCGTGGGCACGCCGCAACAGGCGACGAGCGGCTGCGGCTGTGGGCCCGATGGCGCGAGATCGACACGAACCTGGACGCCTACGCGGCGCTACGGCCGTCCGAGACCGCGGTAGTGGTCCTGGAGCCCAGCCCGGACGCGCCGGACACATTCCGGCACACCTGA
- a CDS encoding 2,3-bisphosphoglycerate-dependent phosphoglycerate mutase: MHGGGLPAVESLADRIARVALYRADVLARQLCTGRRVLVVAHGNALRALIAVLDRLTEQEVEDLNIPTGPPLRYDFDRELRPVVHGGGYLDPDSARAAAASVAAEGQA; the protein is encoded by the coding sequence TTGCACGGCGGCGGGCTGCCGGCCGTGGAGAGCCTGGCCGACAGGATCGCCCGGGTCGCCCTGTACCGGGCGGACGTCCTTGCCCGGCAGCTGTGCACCGGGCGCCGCGTGCTGGTGGTCGCCCACGGCAACGCGCTGCGCGCCCTGATCGCGGTCCTGGACCGGCTCACCGAGCAGGAGGTCGAAGACCTGAACATCCCCACCGGGCCACCGCTGCGCTACGACTTCGACCGCGAACTGCGCCCTGTCGTTCACGGAGGGGGCTATTTGGACCCCGACAGTGCCCGAGCGGCCGCAGCGTCCGTCGCCGCCGAGGGGCAGGCTTGA